The Gemmatimonadota bacterium genome has a segment encoding these proteins:
- the fliS gene encoding flagellar export chaperone FliS → MSYGSSDRYREMEVQAMSPAQRLVALYTHLLVALRQARGHIERGEIEARGERLIKAEEIVHELLCSLDRDAGGEFADRLAALYGWMLGQFATIQAKPNLAQLDAVVAIVTELHGAWQAAAAQLAGGNAAA, encoded by the coding sequence ATGAGTTACGGATCGAGCGATCGGTACCGCGAGATGGAAGTGCAGGCGATGTCGCCCGCCCAGCGGTTGGTGGCGCTCTACACCCACCTCCTGGTGGCACTGCGGCAGGCGCGCGGTCACATCGAGCGCGGCGAGATCGAGGCGCGCGGCGAGCGGCTCATCAAGGCCGAAGAGATCGTGCACGAACTGCTCTGCTCGCTGGATCGCGACGCCGGCGGCGAGTTCGCCGATCGCCTCGCCGCCCTCTACGGCTGGATGCTGGGCCAGTTCGCGACGATTCAGGCCAAGCCGAACCTGGCCCAGCTCGACGCGGTGGTGGCGATCGTCACCGAACTGCACGGTGCCTGGCAGGCAGCCGCCGCGCAACTCGCCGGCGGAAACGCGGCGGCCTGA
- the fliD gene encoding flagellar filament capping protein FliD: MATSLSSISGLISGFNYRDLVDAIIAQARVPADRWEAQSSANTAQTNALNTYRGLLDKVRTASKTLRTGTAFDAMSTTTSVLSGTRAIASATADATATAGSYQIKVDQLAKAEKLAGTIGRDAATALGAGGTLTVNGQTVTVAATDTLTTLRDSINALNSGSTPSGVTATILTVAPGDSRLILTSAKSGAAGIALADTLGTTLQTLGFQDINGAELAGSVLVNGADALFRIDDIPLTRTSNVVTDAITGVTLTLTADDVGAVTSIQVDRFVDAARTSMQGFVDAYNGLVAFLKAQGTASTGSTPPLYGQSVIRTARSQLPSLLLEAVGGAAADLATVGQAGLSLTRDGTLTLDSAKFDDAFKNRQSDLRTLFTEQRTATGTGLSFVSSAQTATGGARAIDITAIATKATLVTSGFAGTYDAGGTADGVTVTDTNSGRTTTVALTTGMTTADIVQALQTAFDTDGLNLTATQVGNEIQLDQLNFGSGAGIGLVFTGLGDGAGEAWSTDTSAAGTDVAGTIGGFAATGTGQLLVGTSGTDAAGLTVQYTGLTIGAAGSVNLSLGAGARIERLLDQFLNTGNGLIDSKVSALDTSSARLATRVSALDARLERRRAVLLANFLQMETAIARLKQQSTSLLGSTGSSNSSS; the protein is encoded by the coding sequence ATGGCGACCTCGCTCTCCTCCATTTCCGGCTTGATCTCGGGATTCAACTACCGGGACCTCGTCGATGCCATCATCGCGCAGGCCCGCGTGCCCGCCGATCGCTGGGAGGCCCAGAGCAGCGCCAACACCGCGCAGACCAACGCGCTGAACACCTATCGCGGCCTCCTCGACAAGGTCCGCACGGCGTCCAAGACGCTCCGCACCGGTACCGCCTTCGACGCGATGAGCACCACGACCTCGGTGCTGTCCGGCACGCGCGCTATTGCCTCGGCCACGGCCGACGCGACCGCCACGGCCGGCAGCTACCAGATCAAGGTCGACCAGCTCGCCAAGGCGGAAAAGTTGGCCGGCACGATTGGTCGCGATGCCGCGACGGCGCTGGGCGCCGGCGGCACGCTCACGGTAAACGGCCAGACCGTCACGGTGGCCGCGACCGATACCCTGACCACGCTTCGCGACTCGATCAATGCGCTCAACAGCGGCTCCACCCCGTCCGGTGTCACGGCGACCATCCTCACGGTGGCGCCCGGCGACTCGCGGCTGATCCTGACCAGCGCCAAGAGCGGCGCGGCCGGCATCGCCCTCGCCGACACCCTTGGGACCACGCTGCAGACGCTCGGTTTCCAGGACATCAACGGTGCCGAACTCGCCGGGTCGGTGCTGGTGAACGGTGCCGATGCCCTCTTTCGCATCGACGACATCCCGCTCACCCGCACCAGCAACGTGGTGACCGACGCCATCACCGGTGTCACCCTGACGCTGACGGCCGACGATGTCGGCGCCGTCACCTCCATCCAGGTGGACCGCTTCGTCGACGCCGCCCGCACCTCGATGCAGGGGTTCGTCGACGCCTACAACGGCCTGGTCGCTTTCCTCAAAGCCCAGGGCACGGCGAGCACCGGCTCGACGCCGCCGCTCTATGGGCAGTCGGTGATCCGGACCGCGCGCTCGCAGTTGCCGTCGTTGCTGCTCGAGGCCGTTGGCGGAGCCGCTGCCGATCTCGCCACCGTGGGCCAGGCCGGCCTCTCGCTCACCCGCGACGGCACCCTGACGCTCGACAGCGCCAAGTTCGACGACGCCTTCAAGAACCGGCAGTCCGACCTCCGCACGCTCTTCACCGAGCAGCGGACCGCCACCGGCACCGGCCTCTCCTTCGTCTCCTCGGCGCAGACGGCGACCGGCGGGGCGCGGGCGATCGACATCACCGCGATCGCCACGAAGGCCACGTTGGTGACCAGCGGCTTCGCGGGTACCTACGACGCGGGGGGCACGGCCGATGGCGTCACCGTGACCGACACGAATTCGGGTCGGACCACCACGGTGGCACTGACCACCGGAATGACCACCGCCGATATCGTGCAGGCGCTGCAGACGGCATTCGACACCGACGGCCTCAACCTCACCGCCACCCAGGTCGGGAACGAGATCCAGCTCGACCAGCTCAACTTTGGCAGCGGCGCCGGTATCGGCCTGGTCTTCACCGGGCTGGGTGATGGCGCGGGCGAGGCATGGTCCACCGACACCTCCGCTGCCGGCACCGACGTCGCGGGGACGATCGGCGGCTTCGCGGCCACCGGCACGGGGCAGTTGCTGGTCGGCACCAGCGGTACCGACGCGGCAGGGCTCACGGTCCAGTACACCGGCCTGACGATCGGCGCGGCCGGCAGCGTCAATCTCTCGCTCGGCGCCGGGGCTCGGATCGAGCGCTTGCTCGACCAGTTCCTCAATACCGGCAACGGGCTGATCGACAGCAAGGTTTCCGCGCTGGACACCAGCAGCGCCCGGCTGGCGACTCGCGTGTCCGCGCTGGATGCCCGGCTCGAACGGCGCCGCGCCGTCCTGCTGGCGAATTTCCTCCAGATGGAAACCGCCATCGCTCGGCTCAAGCAACAGTCGACCTCGCTGCTTGGCTCGACCGGCAGCTCCAACAGCAGCTCCTGA